From a single Solenopsis invicta isolate M01_SB chromosome 6, UNIL_Sinv_3.0, whole genome shotgun sequence genomic region:
- the LOC105197673 gene encoding uncharacterized protein LOC105197673: MKKAIWATYYHKNSTDEKPQHMYCPSGSDSWCKWRKAEANNTLQNFSHDQVSLNDTVLKVIKPIYESLSSDDLLERCLGAATQNSNESLNSLIWIFAPKHVHSGPKTVEIAIFLAVIIFNEGFLYILKTLSVMGVTVGQQAQIYANSRDESRIDRSEKRSTDAAKKARIATREEKSAEQDFFEHKEGPLYGVGLAD, from the coding sequence ATGAAGAAGGCAATATGGGCTACATATTACCATAAAAACTCGACGGATGAAAAGCCGCAACATATGTACTGTCCTTCTGGTTCAGACAGTTGGTGTAAGTGGCGTAAAGCCGAAGCCAATAACACACTTCAAAATTTCAGTCATGATCAAGTATCTCTTAATGATAcagttttaaaagtaattaaacctATTTACGAGAGTTTATCATCTGATGATTTATTAGAAAGATGTTTAGGAGCAGCAACACAAAACAGTAATGAATCACTAAATTCATTGATTTGGATTTTTGCTCCAAAACACGTCCACTCAGGACCAAAAACCGTCGAAATCGCCATATTTTTAGCAGTCATCATTTTTAACGAAggatttctttatattttgaaaactctGTCTGTAATGGGAGTGACTGTTGGGCAACAGGCACAGATATACGCAAATTCCCGAGATGAAAGCCGAATTGACCGTTCGGAGAAACGATCAACAGATGCTGCAAAGAAAGCCAGAATTGCTACTAGGGAGGAGAAATCAGCTGAGCAGGACTTCTTTGAGCATAAGGAAGGTCCCCTATATGGTGTTGGATTGGCTGATTAA
- the LOC120358087 gene encoding uncharacterized protein LOC120358087 translates to MSRKPIFLVGSMRKQITGSKLPCQRDVLSVLFYNMREVKLNLHDSASLVIDECLIFWKKARIPTQDRSDCIKKCKKLYENFKKLGKHKTRASISCRQKEKEFEDSLNNLFDIAHANALDIIKINEDKEFLLMQRKNGRPGCMLGIDMKLTTAELKKAAQEEKELQRRRKQYCEIASTVHDYLSSFTDSSNELEMEIETDIPFSSQPGTSKSEEYAETETENNFSSSPKLSKSKRARKNILTARLSAALDRCKISDRDAVHILTACVDAINLNPQEFVINRTSIKTAREYYRKKISLDEFLNFRRELDVKYHRLFTIHEWSLLDIVQAVVFDTTASNTGRLKGACYLLEQKLDRDILFLACRHHIFEIVLQGVFDEIQLFPSKGPDVPLFKRFKNTWKDIDQTQYLTWLSDASVREMLKDDANEILLYAKKKIEEDLPRDDYQEFLELIIIFLGETPSRGIHFHQPGACHLARWMAKAIYCLKIYMFRQQFKLTHKEEKALRRICCFIIKCYAEAWFSAPNAIEAPLNDINFLKKLIAYKIDDKLVAEKAINKFINHLWYLNEECPAFSIFDERISDEERRDIAQKILLDRETNEADEKNDKEPEEMREKLFIKLDDLEYFLNKDLPQEIITNNSKKLFGRFEISQDFLQLDPMHWKDQDSYKKGRKIINSLRVVNDTAERGVKLMEEFNSKFTYDESQKQFILQAVQDYRKRYPGHSRETLNKPYL, encoded by the exons atgtcacGAAAACCTATTTTTCTTGTCGGTTCAATGAGAAAACAAATTACTGGTAGTAAATTACCATGCCAAAGAGATGTTTTAAGtgtattgttttacaatatgcGTGAAGTGAAATTAAACTTACATGACAGTGCTTCTCTTGTAATTGacgaatgtttaatattttggaaaaaggcTCGTATACCAACTCAAGATCGTTctgattgtattaaaaaatgcaagaagCTGTATGAAAACTTCAAAAAGCTGGGAAAGCATAAAACGCGAGCGAGTATATCTTGTagacaaaaagagaaagaatttgAAGACAGCTTAAATAATCTCTTTGATATAGCACATGCTAATGcattagatataataaaaatcaatgaagatAAGGAATTTTTACTTATGCAAAGGAAAAATGGACGACCTGGTTGTATGTTGGGAATAGATATGAAATTAACTACTGCCGAATTGAAGAAAGCTGCGCAAGAAGAAAAGGAAttgcaaagaagaagaaaacaatattgTGAAATTGCAAGTACAG TACATGATTATCTGTCTTCTTTTACTGATTCTTCTAACGAGTTGGAAATGGAAATTGAAACAGATATACCATTTTCTAGCCAACCCGGCACATCAAAAAGTGAAGAATATGCAGAAACggaaacagaaaataatttttcttcgagTCCTAAGCTGTCAAAAAGTAAAAGagctagaaaaaatattttgactgcTCGACTCTCAGCAGCATTAGACAGATGTAAAATTAGTGATAGGGACGCTGTTCACATATTGACAGCTTGCGTAGATGCTATCAATTTAAATCCACAAGAGTTCGTCATTAATCGAACTTCCATTAAGACAGCTCGAGAATATTATCGTAAAAAGATCTCACTGGAT GAGTTCCTGAACTTTCGTCGGGAACTGGACGTGAAATATCATCGGCTGTTTACGATACACGAATGGTCATTATTAGATATTGTTCAAGCTGTCGTTTTTGATACCACTGCAAGCAATACAGGTCGTTTGAAAGGTGCATGTTATCTTTTGGAACAAAAACTGGAtcgtgatattttatttctggcTTGCCGTCATCACATTTTCGAAATTGTACTGCAAGGCGTATTTGACGAAATACAACTTTTTCCTAGTAAAGGACCAGACGTACCCCTATTCAAAAGGTTCAAAAATACATGGAAAGATATTGACCAAACGCAATATTTAACATGGTTGTCAGATGCAAGTGTTAGAGAAATGTTAAAAGACGATGCAAATGAGATATTACtctatgctaaaaaaaaaattgaagaagatCTACCTCGTGACGATTATcaagaatttttagaattaattataatattcttaggAGAGACACCATCACGAGGAATACATTTTCATCAGCCTGGAGCATGTCATTTAGCTCGATGGATGGCCAAAGCAATATattgcttaaaaatatatatgtttagaCAACAATTCAAATTAACCCATAAGGAGGAAAAAGCTCTAAGACGgatttgttgttttataataaaatgctatGCAGAGGCATGGTTTTCTGCTCCGAACGCGATCGAAGCTCCTCTTAACGatatcaattttctaaaaaaattgatagcTTATAAGATCGACGACAAATTAGTTGCGGAAAAAgcaattaataagtttattaaccATTTATGGTATTTGAATGAAGAATGTCCGGCTTTTTCTATATTTGATGAAAGAATAAGTGATGAAGAGAGAAGAGATATAGCACAAAAGATACTTCTGGACAGAGAAACAAATGAAGCGGACGAAAAAAACGATAAAGAACCAGAAGAAATGAGAGAGAAACTATTTATCAAATTAGATGATTTGGAATACTTCCTTAATAAAGATCTTCCCCAGGAAATAATTACGAataattcgaaaaaattatttggtagGTTCGAAATTTCTCAAGATTTTCTACAACTAGATCCTATGCACTGGAAAGATCAGGATAGTTataaaaaaggaaggaaaatcATAAATTCTTTGAGAGTGGTAAACGATACAGCGGAAAGAGGTGTAAAATTGATGGAAGAGTTTAACTCAAAATTTACGTATGACGAATctcaaaaacaatttattttacag GCGGTACAAGATTATCGTAAAAGGTATCCAGGACATAGTCGAGAGACGTTAAATAAACCATActtatag